A window of the Parabacteroides merdae ATCC 43184 genome harbors these coding sequences:
- a CDS encoding RagB/SusD family nutrient uptake outer membrane protein: MKKIFSLVVALLTLVSCSEDFLNLTPQYYPNDATFFKTQEQFTQAVNGAYSALRGVSARQGYLMGEMRSDNTHYTRYKADRGLHILYRENIADFVVDDQNQWTNEMYYACYTGISRANTILNRIEGTTFPDDFKNKTIGEAKFIRAFMYFQLVQCYGDVPLHLEEVTGADNAFLPRSSVNDIYTAIVDDVKDAIEKLPTVKFPQNGAATKGAAKMLYAYVLMTKPDRDYATAETQLKDIMNMGYELLPNYADIYDTSKKNGKESIFEIQYQMGDQGQQSDWLYYFIPKTTNAEIITGVPDCSTLLTGGWNVPTPEMIASYEPGDLRVDPSIAVAVGTLDAANALVVADVLKVGDPKINDYQVNYPFINKYRHAHSKIENTDDNWPVYRYADCLLLLAECLVEQGRAGDAAPYVNQVRARAGLPAVTTINAEVVANERRHELAFENHRWYDLLRTGKAIEVMTAYGKYIKTIDTELPERTYQIKPEYLLYPIPYNELQLNDQLKQNPGY, translated from the coding sequence ATGAAAAAGATATTTAGTTTAGTTGTTGCATTGTTGACTTTGGTTTCTTGTTCGGAAGATTTTCTGAATCTGACGCCTCAATATTATCCGAATGATGCGACATTCTTTAAAACTCAAGAGCAATTCACTCAAGCAGTGAACGGAGCCTATTCCGCTCTACGGGGAGTATCGGCAAGACAAGGATACCTGATGGGAGAAATGCGTTCCGACAATACACATTACACCCGCTATAAAGCAGACCGTGGTCTACACATCTTGTATCGTGAAAATATCGCGGATTTTGTTGTAGATGACCAGAACCAATGGACAAATGAAATGTATTATGCATGTTATACGGGCATTTCAAGAGCCAACACCATTCTGAACCGCATTGAAGGGACGACTTTTCCCGATGATTTCAAAAATAAAACGATCGGAGAAGCTAAATTCATCCGTGCTTTCATGTATTTCCAATTGGTGCAATGCTACGGAGACGTCCCTTTGCATCTGGAAGAAGTGACAGGAGCGGACAACGCATTCTTACCTCGTTCATCTGTTAACGATATCTATACAGCCATCGTTGATGATGTGAAAGATGCCATAGAGAAACTTCCTACGGTCAAATTCCCGCAAAATGGTGCTGCAACCAAAGGAGCTGCCAAAATGCTCTACGCTTATGTATTAATGACAAAGCCAGATCGAGATTATGCAACAGCGGAAACGCAGTTAAAAGATATCATGAATATGGGATATGAATTACTTCCCAATTATGCCGATATATATGACACATCCAAAAAGAACGGAAAAGAATCGATTTTCGAAATCCAGTATCAAATGGGAGATCAGGGACAGCAAAGTGATTGGTTATACTACTTTATTCCCAAAACAACGAATGCAGAAATTATTACAGGTGTTCCGGATTGTAGTACGTTACTGACAGGAGGCTGGAATGTTCCGACACCGGAAATGATCGCTTCTTACGAACCTGGAGACCTGCGTGTCGACCCATCTATCGCTGTTGCAGTCGGTACACTGGATGCAGCAAACGCCTTAGTCGTAGCTGATGTACTAAAAGTCGGTGATCCCAAGATCAATGATTATCAAGTTAATTATCCATTTATCAATAAATACCGTCACGCACACTCCAAAATAGAAAATACAGACGATAACTGGCCTGTTTACCGCTATGCGGACTGCCTGTTATTGTTAGCTGAATGTCTGGTGGAGCAAGGACGTGCAGGAGACGCAGCACCCTATGTCAATCAAGTACGTGCGCGTGCAGGTTTACCTGCTGTTACAACAATCAATGCCGAGGTAGTTGCCAATGAGCGACGTCACGAACTCGCATTTGAGAACCATCGTTGGTATGATTTATTGAGAACAGGAAAAGCTATTGAAGTAATGACTGCCTACGGAAAATATATCAAAACGATTGATACGGAACTTCCTGAACGTACCTATCAGATAAAGCCGGAATATTTGCTTTATCCGATACCTTATAACGAGTTGCAATTAAATGACCAGCTCAAACAAAATCCAGGTTATTAA
- a CDS encoding SusC/RagA family TonB-linked outer membrane protein, translating into MIKSIYSNLLPKAVLLSVFLSPGYVISKAHANTDSISGIEQTNGKLSGRVIDAKGEPIPGANISVKGTTIGTITDMDGNFSIDVNPNQILTISFIGYETKTIPVSNQKTLNVVLQETVNQLDELVVVSYGTQKKRDLTGSVSKIDAGELESFPVGQFAQKLQGQVAGVQINQSTGQPGKGMGFRIRGAASINGGSSPLFVVDGIPINMDLSSINPDEIETFSILKDAAATSLYGSRAANGVVLITTKRGKQGKTQVDVNASFGIQTLKGLKTPDVMNGEEFAQYKKEYYEDAARYEGYTGGVPEQYQNPSQYGTGTNWYDLLTRNAATQNYSISVTANKDKFNTAIVLGYFRQDGVMYNSNFERYSLRANNDYQVNDRLKLGLNIAPTLQIKNNQNTDGGWQILSAAFLADPTVNPYDENGEPILSLNSPGMFPQPNWIRVLHEKTSKTQDLALLSNAFAELDIWNGIKYKFQAGFDLGAKNYRDFTPSTAGGAMFTAPPQKASGQYNTNFHYSWTIENMLMYNHKFGNHNIDALVGYSAQKYSNEYNQLTATDFPSDDIPWMGAGATKNGDNNIEQWALASVIARANYSFKDRYLLQATFRRDGCSRFGAGNKYANFPSISAGWIVSDEAFMEPVTNVMNYLKIRASYGLTGNYNIGNYRYIAGVSTYNYVLGGSLAPGKGLGNLGNNALTWEETKQLDLGVDIGFLNDRIYLMYDYYNKKVDGLLYQVDIPRASGFSNIYSNIGDYKAWGHEITLQSRNLVGDFKWTTNLNIAFNRNEITKMGTNNTPKGGYSNQEDFNRLAVGEPIGIFMGYVFDGVYMTEEEFNSQPKHASSEIGTVRMKDVSGPNGVPDGIIDNNDRVKIGDPNPDFIYGMTNEFSWKNFDLSILISGQVGGDIINSNYEHTLNIDGCFNVLKKVANRWRSPENPGDGQVPRTKAGTTELFRFNNSSWVYDASYLTIKNITLGYTIPIKPSQYLSKLRVYVTAQQLVTFTKYPGMNPEIAMNEDMGWNGLGVDRTTYPVPRTFSIGCNISF; encoded by the coding sequence ATGATCAAATCGATATACAGCAACTTATTGCCTAAAGCTGTACTATTATCAGTATTTTTAAGCCCCGGATATGTGATTTCAAAAGCTCATGCAAACACAGATTCCATCAGTGGTATAGAACAAACGAACGGTAAACTGTCCGGACGGGTTATCGATGCAAAAGGAGAACCTATACCAGGTGCAAACATATCCGTCAAAGGCACCACCATCGGTACCATTACAGACATGGACGGTAATTTTTCCATTGATGTTAACCCCAATCAAATACTCACCATCAGTTTTATCGGATATGAAACAAAAACAATCCCTGTCTCCAACCAGAAAACATTAAATGTCGTTCTGCAAGAAACTGTAAACCAACTGGACGAACTTGTTGTCGTTAGCTACGGTACACAGAAAAAAAGGGATTTGACCGGATCTGTTTCCAAGATAGATGCAGGAGAATTAGAAAGTTTTCCTGTAGGACAATTTGCCCAAAAACTTCAAGGACAGGTAGCAGGTGTACAAATTAACCAATCTACAGGACAGCCGGGTAAAGGTATGGGATTCCGTATCCGTGGTGCAGCATCTATCAATGGTGGTAGTTCACCTTTATTCGTGGTCGATGGAATCCCTATCAATATGGACCTAAGCAGTATCAATCCGGATGAAATCGAAACCTTTTCCATCTTGAAAGATGCCGCTGCCACTTCTTTGTATGGATCACGTGCCGCCAACGGTGTCGTACTGATCACAACGAAAAGAGGAAAACAAGGTAAAACTCAAGTGGATGTGAATGCTTCATTCGGTATTCAGACTTTAAAGGGACTAAAGACTCCGGATGTTATGAACGGGGAAGAATTTGCCCAATACAAAAAAGAATACTACGAAGATGCTGCCAGATATGAAGGTTATACCGGAGGAGTTCCAGAACAATATCAAAATCCATCCCAATACGGTACTGGTACCAATTGGTATGACTTACTGACACGCAATGCCGCCACACAGAATTACAGTATCAGTGTGACAGCCAATAAAGACAAGTTCAATACAGCTATCGTATTAGGCTACTTCCGCCAAGACGGTGTTATGTACAATTCTAATTTCGAACGTTACTCTTTACGTGCAAACAATGATTATCAAGTAAACGACCGCTTAAAATTAGGACTGAACATAGCTCCCACCTTGCAAATCAAAAACAACCAAAATACAGACGGAGGTTGGCAGATATTAAGTGCTGCGTTCTTGGCTGACCCAACTGTAAATCCTTACGATGAAAATGGAGAACCTATTCTTTCTCTAAACTCTCCAGGGATGTTCCCTCAACCTAACTGGATACGTGTTTTACATGAAAAAACAAGTAAAACACAGGATTTGGCCTTATTAAGCAATGCTTTTGCAGAACTGGATATATGGAACGGTATCAAATATAAATTCCAGGCTGGTTTCGATTTAGGTGCCAAGAACTATAGAGATTTTACACCTTCGACAGCCGGTGGAGCCATGTTTACTGCTCCCCCTCAAAAAGCAAGTGGACAATACAACACCAACTTCCACTATAGTTGGACTATCGAAAATATGTTGATGTATAACCATAAATTCGGAAACCATAATATAGATGCACTGGTCGGTTATAGTGCACAAAAATATTCCAACGAATATAACCAGCTAACAGCAACTGACTTTCCAAGTGATGATATTCCTTGGATGGGTGCCGGTGCTACAAAAAACGGTGACAACAACATCGAGCAATGGGCATTAGCCTCTGTCATCGCACGCGCGAATTATAGCTTCAAAGACCGCTATTTACTCCAGGCGACATTCCGCCGAGATGGTTGCTCCCGTTTTGGGGCAGGCAATAAATATGCAAATTTTCCTTCCATATCCGCCGGATGGATTGTATCTGACGAAGCCTTCATGGAACCAGTAACCAATGTTATGAACTACCTGAAAATAAGGGCCAGTTATGGACTAACTGGTAACTACAACATTGGTAATTACCGATATATTGCGGGAGTTAGCACTTATAACTATGTCTTAGGTGGCTCTTTAGCTCCGGGAAAAGGATTAGGTAATTTAGGGAACAATGCTCTTACTTGGGAAGAAACAAAGCAACTGGACTTAGGTGTCGATATCGGTTTCCTAAACGATCGTATCTATTTGATGTATGACTATTATAATAAAAAAGTCGATGGACTTTTGTATCAAGTCGATATTCCAAGAGCTTCCGGCTTTTCCAACATTTATTCCAATATCGGTGATTACAAAGCATGGGGACATGAAATCACTTTGCAATCTCGTAATCTTGTCGGTGATTTCAAATGGACTACCAACTTGAATATAGCCTTCAACCGGAATGAAATAACCAAAATGGGAACAAACAACACCCCAAAAGGTGGATATTCCAATCAGGAAGATTTCAACCGTTTAGCAGTAGGAGAACCTATCGGTATATTCATGGGATATGTATTTGACGGCGTATATATGACCGAAGAAGAGTTTAATTCCCAACCAAAGCACGCCTCATCTGAGATCGGAACGGTCCGCATGAAAGATGTCAGTGGTCCTAACGGTGTTCCTGACGGTATAATCGACAACAATGACCGTGTAAAAATTGGTGATCCGAATCCGGATTTTATTTATGGTATGACAAATGAATTTTCCTGGAAGAACTTCGATCTGAGCATTCTGATCAGTGGACAAGTAGGTGGTGACATTATCAATTCAAACTACGAACATACCTTGAATATCGACGGTTGTTTCAATGTATTGAAAAAAGTTGCCAATCGTTGGCGCTCTCCGGAAAATCCGGGTGACGGACAGGTTCCGAGAACAAAAGCCGGTACCACGGAATTATTCCGCTTCAATAATAGCAGTTGGGTATATGATGCTTCTTATTTGACCATAAAGAATATCACTCTGGGCTATACAATTCCGATTAAACCGAGTCAATACCTCTCTAAACTCCGGGTATATGTAACAGCTCAGCAATTAGTCACATTCACTAAATACCCAGGTATGAATCCGGAAATAGCCATGAATGAAGATATGGGATGGAACGGTTTAGGAGTAGATCGTACAACTTACCCGGTTCCAAGAACATTCAGTATCGGATGTAACATTTCATTCTGA
- a CDS encoding family 78 glycoside hydrolase catalytic domain, producing MKNRLLNICILCMVFPFFLQAADTHSVYNLRCEQEENPLGIETGQPCFSWQIQAQQRNFEQSAWQILVADSPEKLQAGNGNIWDSGKTLSSASILVPFKGKELKAGQTYYWKVRSWDKEDSPSRWSCIHTFGMGLLSEKDWSNAKWIALEKDRKDEIVTIGLHGLANVDRELKGKKIGMYRLPQFRKEFTVQKPVKRATAYVSGLGHFDMFLNGEKVGNNFLDPGWTKYDKCALYVTFDLSGQLKQGGNAIGVMLGNGFFNIPRERYFKLLASYGAPRLLMKIQIEYADGSTQDIVTGTDWKTTESPVTYSSIYGGEDYDATKEQTGWMQPGFDDRTWNKALDTGWKTRLLSQRSAPLTVRDRIPTVRLFKTRKGQWVYDLGQNFSGIIRLSLHSKDTHPVKLYPAELLNPDSTVNQSASGAPFWFGYTPKGKGIESWQPQFTYYGFRYVQVEGAVPAGQPNPDGLPEITEITGLHTCYSAEDVGSFHCSKPLFNQTYELIDWAIRSNMASVLTDCPHREKLGWLEEAHLMQYSVQYRYNLARLYEKTFNDMRSTQAANGMIPTIAPELVEFEGGFKDTPEWGSTFVISPWYIYQWYGDTRPIETYYPDMQRYIDYLSSKADNHIIAYGLGDWFDIGPESPGESQLTSNGVTATAIYYYDVTLMEKMANLLGKPDDARKYQELAARIKQAFNRTFWNPSTRTYDRNSQAANAVALYMGLTTPENRQQVFDNLIADIRGRNNALTAGDVGYRYVLRALEAGGASDVIYDMNCKYDTPGYGWQLAHGATALTESWQAYGFVSNNHFMLGHLMEWLFSGLGGIRQKEDSFGFKHIVIKPEPVGDVRDAQVSYESPYGQIVSDWKDNDKEFIIRVEVPANSKASVYLPSADTKQITESGVRLEDVPGISCKQEGNRYVVATTGSGTYTFKVKKNK from the coding sequence ATGAAAAATAGACTTTTAAACATTTGTATCTTATGTATGGTTTTTCCTTTCTTTCTACAGGCAGCGGACACACATTCCGTTTATAACCTGCGATGCGAACAGGAAGAAAACCCGTTAGGAATCGAAACAGGACAACCTTGTTTCAGCTGGCAGATACAGGCACAACAACGGAACTTCGAACAATCGGCCTGGCAGATATTAGTGGCCGATTCTCCGGAAAAACTACAGGCCGGCAATGGAAATATCTGGGACAGCGGAAAAACGCTTTCTTCCGCCTCGATCCTTGTTCCTTTCAAAGGAAAAGAATTGAAAGCAGGACAGACCTACTACTGGAAAGTAAGGAGTTGGGATAAGGAGGACAGCCCTTCCCGCTGGAGCTGTATCCATACCTTCGGCATGGGGCTTCTTTCGGAAAAAGACTGGAGCAATGCCAAATGGATTGCACTGGAAAAAGACAGGAAAGACGAAATCGTCACGATAGGGCTGCACGGACTGGCCAACGTGGACCGGGAACTCAAAGGCAAAAAGATCGGTATGTACCGCCTCCCCCAATTCCGAAAAGAATTTACGGTTCAAAAACCGGTAAAACGAGCGACCGCCTATGTCTCCGGACTCGGACATTTCGATATGTTCCTGAATGGAGAGAAGGTGGGTAACAACTTTCTCGATCCGGGATGGACAAAATATGATAAATGTGCGCTGTATGTCACTTTCGATCTGTCCGGACAGCTAAAGCAAGGCGGAAACGCAATAGGCGTCATGTTGGGAAACGGCTTTTTCAATATCCCGCGGGAACGTTATTTCAAACTGCTTGCTTCATATGGCGCTCCGCGCCTCTTGATGAAAATACAAATCGAATATGCAGACGGCAGTACGCAGGACATCGTAACCGGTACAGACTGGAAAACAACCGAAAGCCCCGTTACCTACAGCAGTATTTACGGCGGTGAAGATTACGATGCCACGAAAGAACAGACCGGATGGATGCAACCCGGTTTCGACGACCGTACCTGGAACAAAGCCCTCGACACAGGCTGGAAAACCCGGCTCCTCTCCCAACGCTCCGCACCGCTGACCGTACGTGACCGAATCCCCACCGTCCGTCTTTTCAAGACCCGGAAAGGACAATGGGTGTACGATTTGGGACAAAACTTTTCCGGCATCATACGGCTTTCCCTGCATTCAAAGGACACGCATCCGGTTAAGCTCTATCCGGCCGAACTGCTGAATCCGGACAGTACCGTAAACCAAAGCGCGTCCGGCGCTCCTTTCTGGTTCGGTTACACACCGAAAGGAAAAGGTATTGAAAGTTGGCAACCCCAGTTTACCTACTACGGTTTTCGTTACGTGCAGGTCGAAGGTGCTGTTCCCGCCGGACAACCCAATCCGGACGGACTACCTGAAATAACGGAAATTACCGGTCTTCATACTTGCTATTCGGCCGAAGATGTCGGCAGTTTCCATTGTTCCAAACCGTTGTTCAATCAGACATACGAACTGATCGACTGGGCGATCCGCAGCAATATGGCAAGCGTGCTGACCGACTGCCCGCATCGTGAGAAGTTGGGTTGGCTGGAAGAAGCGCACCTGATGCAATACTCCGTACAATACCGCTACAACCTGGCACGCCTGTACGAAAAGACATTCAACGATATGCGCTCCACACAAGCAGCCAACGGCATGATACCGACCATTGCTCCCGAACTAGTCGAATTCGAAGGAGGCTTCAAGGATACGCCGGAATGGGGAAGCACATTTGTCATCAGCCCTTGGTACATCTACCAATGGTATGGCGATACGCGCCCGATCGAAACCTATTATCCGGATATGCAACGCTACATCGACTACCTTTCCTCGAAAGCCGATAACCATATTATCGCCTACGGCTTGGGAGACTGGTTCGACATCGGTCCGGAAAGTCCGGGAGAATCGCAACTGACCTCCAATGGCGTAACGGCAACGGCTATCTACTATTACGACGTCACCCTGATGGAGAAAATGGCAAACCTTTTAGGGAAGCCGGACGATGCACGCAAGTACCAGGAACTGGCGGCCCGGATCAAACAAGCCTTCAACCGGACTTTCTGGAACCCGTCCACCCGTACCTACGACCGCAACAGCCAGGCGGCAAACGCCGTCGCACTCTACATGGGACTGACGACTCCGGAAAACAGGCAGCAGGTATTCGATAACCTGATAGCCGATATCCGCGGACGCAACAACGCCCTGACGGCAGGCGACGTCGGCTACCGCTATGTCTTGCGTGCCCTTGAAGCCGGTGGCGCTTCGGATGTCATTTACGATATGAACTGCAAGTACGACACACCGGGATACGGTTGGCAACTGGCACACGGAGCTACTGCTCTCACCGAATCCTGGCAGGCATACGGCTTCGTATCGAACAATCATTTTATGTTGGGTCATCTGATGGAATGGTTGTTCAGCGGCTTAGGAGGCATCCGTCAGAAAGAAGATTCCTTCGGGTTTAAGCATATTGTCATCAAACCCGAACCGGTCGGTGATGTCCGCGACGCACAGGTTTCCTACGAATCGCCTTACGGACAGATTGTTTCCGACTGGAAAGACAACGATAAAGAATTTATCATCCGAGTGGAAGTACCGGCAAACAGCAAAGCCTCCGTCTATCTCCCGTCTGCCGACACGAAACAAATAACCGAAAGCGGTGTACGATTGGAAGATGTCCCCGGAATCAGTTGCAAACAAGAAGGAAATCGGTATGTCGTAGCAACAACAGGTTCCGGTACTTATACTTTCAAAGTGAAGAAAAATAAATAA
- a CDS encoding glycosyl hydrolase, whose product MNTQRIIKNFIYTVAGGILSLGTTGCSGNKAETTDSFSTLEAQFSNPSSEYRTAPFMVWNGKVTEIEIDRMLKDFKDAGCGGAFIHPRPGMITEYMSDEWYSLYRYAVDKGKEMGLDIWIYDENSYPSGFAGGHVPEDMPESYNQGQGLELTKTDLLPDKTDEYFIILKKEGDKWTDITNALSQHKKAKGEYYLYKKTYLGKSDWYGGYSYVDLLVPGVTEKFIDLTMKGYEKTIKDEFGKSVFGIFTDEPNISSPGGLRWTPDLFEVFRKQWGYDLKPLLPLLDEETGNWKQVRHNYMETLLQMFVDRWSKPWHHYCETNNLKWTGHYWEHGWPQMNDGPDNMAMYAWHQVPAIDMLFNQFDETNPQAQFGNIRAVKELRSAANQTGCNRTLSETYGGGGWDETFKDFKRLGDWEYALGVNFMNQHLAHMTLTGARKYDYPPVFTYHSPWWPDYRELNDYYGRLSFVMSKGIQKNDILVLEPNSTLWSYYVHAGSSPKLMEIGTNFQAFVTTLEKNQVEYDLGSENIIKDLGKVENGRFIVGNASYSTVVLPPMMETLNKPTFNLLQQFVEQGGQIITFSAPTRIDGAVNDELAGLLTGTTVTSLPELSKDVIARYFSSDNFRITFNSGNLYHHRRRFADGELVFLVNSSMDEVVDGTLSTQGKAMLEMDALNGEIYTYPSSKEKGILSTSFRIEPAGSLLLYCSDKNPKNYPERPGKAGSSPVTATSRTTVSRLRDNALTIDFCDVTVKGKTYKKQHFSRAADIAFKAHGFTNGNPWNTSVQYKRNILDRDHFKDGGFTASYHFTVNDAFDYSGIKLVSERPELFTVKINGNLVNALPGEWWLDRSFGVYPIGGQVKKGSNTVELSINPMRIFAEIEPVYIIGNFSVVPEQEGWSIGAPQESFTLGSWKEQKQPFYSWDMSYSKEYTLDDLTGRYAVKLNKWNGTVAEVYVNGQKAGMIAFDPWQLDVTSYLKEGSNTIDVHVIGSLKNLLGPHYRNPAPGLASPWHWKNVDKPISGKEYQMMDYGLMEDFELIH is encoded by the coding sequence ATGAATACACAACGTATTATCAAAAACTTTATATATACCGTCGCAGGAGGTATCCTGTCTCTCGGAACGACTGGTTGCAGTGGCAACAAAGCGGAAACGACAGACAGTTTTTCCACTTTGGAAGCCCAGTTTTCCAACCCTTCATCCGAGTACCGTACAGCCCCTTTTATGGTTTGGAACGGAAAAGTTACAGAAATTGAAATCGACCGTATGCTGAAAGACTTTAAAGATGCAGGCTGCGGAGGTGCGTTTATCCATCCCCGTCCGGGCATGATCACGGAATATATGTCGGACGAATGGTATTCCCTCTACCGTTATGCCGTCGATAAAGGAAAAGAGATGGGACTGGACATCTGGATTTACGATGAAAACTCCTATCCCAGCGGCTTTGCCGGAGGACATGTTCCCGAAGATATGCCCGAATCCTACAACCAAGGACAAGGACTTGAGTTGACAAAAACAGATCTTCTGCCTGACAAGACAGACGAATATTTCATCATCCTTAAAAAAGAAGGGGACAAATGGACAGATATCACGAACGCCCTGAGCCAGCATAAAAAAGCAAAAGGAGAATATTACCTCTACAAAAAGACCTATTTAGGCAAATCAGACTGGTACGGAGGGTATTCTTACGTAGACCTGCTCGTACCCGGTGTGACTGAAAAGTTCATCGACCTCACGATGAAAGGATACGAAAAAACAATAAAGGACGAATTTGGCAAATCTGTTTTCGGTATCTTCACAGATGAGCCCAACATCAGCAGTCCCGGAGGCTTGCGCTGGACACCAGACTTGTTCGAAGTATTCCGGAAACAGTGGGGATACGATCTAAAACCACTACTTCCCCTTCTGGACGAAGAGACGGGCAATTGGAAACAGGTACGTCATAACTATATGGAAACCCTGTTGCAAATGTTTGTCGACCGCTGGTCCAAACCTTGGCACCACTACTGCGAGACGAACAACCTGAAATGGACCGGACACTATTGGGAACACGGTTGGCCGCAAATGAACGACGGACCGGACAATATGGCAATGTACGCCTGGCATCAGGTACCCGCTATCGACATGCTGTTCAACCAGTTCGACGAAACCAACCCGCAAGCACAGTTCGGCAATATCCGTGCAGTAAAAGAATTGCGCAGTGCCGCCAACCAAACAGGTTGTAACCGTACCCTCAGCGAAACTTATGGTGGTGGAGGTTGGGACGAAACTTTTAAAGATTTCAAACGGTTAGGCGATTGGGAGTATGCACTCGGGGTCAACTTCATGAACCAACATTTAGCCCATATGACACTAACAGGAGCACGCAAATACGACTATCCGCCGGTATTCACCTATCATTCTCCCTGGTGGCCCGACTATCGCGAACTGAATGACTATTACGGACGCCTTTCATTTGTTATGAGCAAAGGCATCCAGAAAAACGATATTTTGGTTCTGGAACCCAACTCGACTTTATGGAGCTATTACGTCCATGCAGGAAGTTCCCCGAAACTCATGGAGATAGGAACCAATTTCCAAGCTTTTGTTACAACTTTGGAAAAGAACCAGGTAGAATATGACCTCGGTTCCGAAAACATCATCAAAGACCTCGGAAAGGTAGAAAACGGGCGTTTCATCGTCGGCAATGCCTCCTACTCGACTGTCGTTCTGCCTCCCATGATGGAGACCTTAAACAAGCCTACCTTCAACCTCTTGCAACAATTTGTAGAACAAGGTGGACAGATCATAACCTTCTCCGCTCCCACCCGGATAGACGGGGCTGTCAATGACGAACTGGCCGGACTGTTGACCGGTACAACCGTCACATCACTCCCGGAACTATCCAAAGATGTAATCGCCCGGTATTTCTCTTCCGATAACTTCAGGATTACTTTCAACAGTGGTAACCTGTATCACCATCGTCGCCGGTTTGCAGACGGAGAATTGGTTTTTCTCGTCAACTCTTCTATGGATGAAGTTGTTGACGGCACCCTTTCGACGCAGGGAAAAGCCATGTTGGAAATGGATGCTCTGAACGGGGAAATCTATACGTATCCGTCTTCAAAAGAAAAAGGCATACTAAGTACATCTTTCCGGATCGAACCGGCAGGAAGCCTCTTGCTTTACTGTTCTGACAAGAACCCTAAAAACTATCCGGAACGCCCCGGAAAAGCGGGAAGCAGCCCGGTGACGGCAACAAGCCGGACCACCGTCAGCCGTTTACGCGACAATGCTCTGACAATTGACTTTTGCGATGTTACGGTTAAAGGAAAGACTTACAAGAAACAACATTTCTCCCGTGCCGCCGATATCGCCTTCAAAGCGCACGGATTCACCAACGGCAATCCTTGGAATACCTCCGTACAATACAAACGGAATATCCTCGACCGCGACCACTTTAAGGATGGCGGCTTCACGGCCTCCTATCATTTTACGGTAAACGATGCTTTCGACTATTCCGGTATCAAACTGGTTTCCGAACGCCCCGAACTATTTACCGTAAAAATCAACGGAAATCTCGTGAACGCTCTTCCAGGTGAATGGTGGCTGGACCGTTCTTTCGGCGTTTATCCGATAGGCGGACAGGTGAAAAAAGGTAGCAATACGGTAGAACTCAGCATCAACCCGATGCGTATTTTTGCAGAGATAGAACCGGTCTACATCATCGGAAACTTCTCGGTCGTACCCGAACAAGAGGGATGGAGCATCGGTGCACCACAGGAATCGTTCACACTGGGTAGCTGGAAAGAACAAAAGCAACCGTTCTACTCATGGGATATGAGCTATAGCAAAGAATATACCCTCGATGACCTTACAGGCAGATATGCCGTCAAACTGAACAAATGGAACGGGACGGTAGCAGAAGTATACGTCAACGGACAGAAAGCCGGTATGATCGCCTTCGACCCCTGGCAACTGGATGTAACATCCTACCTGAAAGAAGGCAGCAACACGATCGATGTACATGTGATCGGCAGTTTGAAGAACCTGTTAGGCCCGCATTACCGGAATCCGGCTCCCGGCCTGGCATCTCCCTGGCATTGGAAAAACGTAGACAAACCGATATCCGGAAAAGAATACCAGATGATGGATTACGGGCTGATGGAAGATTTTGAATTAATTCATTAA